The following coding sequences are from one Capsicum annuum cultivar UCD-10X-F1 chromosome 3, UCD10Xv1.1, whole genome shotgun sequence window:
- the LOC107863443 gene encoding putative glycine-rich cell wall structural protein 1 codes for MASITRASSLTLFLSFNLLFFAIVSGTTDCFSCPYPPRNGSGGQKGGGSGNGGGSGKGGGSGSGGGGSGNGGGSGNGGGGSGNGGGSGNGGGNGNGGGNGGGSGNGGGNGGGNGNGGGNGGGSGNGGGNGGGSGNGGGNGGGTGNGGGNGGGNGRCPRDALKLGVCANLLNLVNVVVGSPPTLPCCSLIQGLANLEVAACLCTAIRANILGLNLNVPLTLSLILNNCGMNNTGFTC; via the coding sequence ATGGCTTCCATAACTAGAGCCTCATCACTTACCCTTTTCCTCTCGTTCAATCTCCTTTTCTTTGCCATTGTCAGTGGAACTACTGACTGTTTCTCCTGTCCTTATCCTCCTAGAAATGGTAGTGGTGGCCAGAAGGGTGGTGGCTCTGGCAATGGTGGAGGATCTGGTAAAGGCGGCGGTTCCGGAAGCGGAGGTGGCGGGTCTGGTAATGGCGGAGGTTCGGGAAACGGAGGTGGCGGCTCTGGTAATGGCGGAGGTTCGGGCAACGGAGGTGGTAACGGGAACGGTGGAGGCAATGGAGGTGGCAGCGGAAATGGTGGCGGGAACGGAGGTGGTAATGGAAATGGTGGTGGTAATGGAGGTGGTAGCGGGAATGGCGGCGGCAACGGAGGTGGTAGCGGTAATGGTGGAGGCAACGGTGGTGGTACCGGAAATGGTGGAGGCAATGGAGGTGGTAATGGAAGGTGCCCAAGAGATGCACTGAAACTTGGGGTATGTGCtaatttactaaatttggtgaatgtAGTGGTGGGTTCTCCTCCAACTTTGCCATGTTGTAGTTTGATCCAGGGGCTGGCGAATCTAGAGGTGGCAGCTTGCTTGTGCACAGCCATAAGAGCAAACATACTGGGACTAAATCTGAATGTGCCGCTGACTCTTAGCCTCATCCTCAATAACTGTGGAATGAATAATACTGGCTTCACTTGCTAA